The following is a genomic window from Marinobacter sp. NP-4(2019).
GCAGTGACCGCGGGCTTGATGTGACTGATACAAACAATACGGACAAGACAAGTGGAAGGGTGAGCTCATGGAGAACCTGAATACCTCACTGGAAACCGGTATAGGCAATACATCCGTTCCAGTCACCAGCCGCATAGCAAAGCGCCTGGTCTGCCAGCAGTTGGCGTTGTTGAAAGAAGGCATCCTGACAGTGAGAGAACAAGGTTCTGACGACCTGGTCTTCGGTGACGGCAACACAAGCTATGCGCCCGCAGAGCTTATTATCCACCACCACAGCACCTGGCGGGATCTCCTGACCGGCGGTAGCGTAGGGGCCGCCGAGTCCTGGGTTGCCGGGGACTGGCAGTCGCCGGATCTGGTCGCCCTGCTCCGCTTCTTTACCCGTAACGTCGACCGGATGAATGCGTTCGAGGACCGGTTCAGCTGGCTCACCAAGCCGGCACTGAAAAGCCTGCACTGGCTGAACCGGAACACCAGGACCGGATCACGGAAAAACATCAGCGCCCATTACGATCTGGGTAACGACCTGTTTGAAACGTTCCTGGATCCAACCATGATGTACTCTTCGGCCATTTACCCACACCGCGAAAGTACACTCGCCGAAGCATCTGTGTACAAACTGGATACTATTTGCCGCAAACTGGATCTGCAGCCCGGTGACCATGTCATCGAGATCGGTACCGGCTGGGGCGGATTTGCCATTCATGCCGCCAAGCACTACGGCTGTCATGTCACCACGACCACCATATCGGAAGAACAGCTGGCTCTGGCGAAGCAACGGGTCGCAGAGGAAGGCCTGACAGATCGCATTACGTTGTTGTTCGACGATTACCGGGATCTGGTTGGCCAGTTCGATAAGCTGGTGTCCATTGAAATGATCGAGGCGGTGGGCCCTCAGTTCCTCGACAGTTACCTGAGCCAGATCTCCGGTCTCCTCAAGCCGGATGGCCTGGCACTGATTCAGGCCATCAACATGCCGGAGCAGCGTTATCAGCGCGCCTTGCGTAACGTTGATTTTATCCAGCGTTACATTTTCCCCGGCAGCTTTATCCCGTCCTTCGGGGCCATCCTCGAATCTGTTCGTAAAGGCAGCGACCTGGTGCTGACGCATGCAGAGGATATTGGTTTCCACTATGCCCGCACCCTCCATGACTGGTGTGACCGATTCATGGCCAACCACAAAGCCCTGGATGCCATGGGGTACGACCAGGCATTCCGCCGGCTCTGGCACTTCTACTTTGCCTATTGTGAGGCCGGCTTCAGCGAACGCGCGATTGGCGTCGCCCAACTGGTGCTGGCGAAACCGGGCAACAAACGGGACAACATTCTGAGCTTATGATCCGCTCCGACACCGCTCGCAACATCCTGAACTTTGTACTGTTCCAGGCCGGCTGGTTGATCTGCGTGCTGTATCCGGGACTGCTGGCGGCGGGTGTTGTCGCATTGTTTCTGGTCGCGCATTTCGTTCTGGTCAGCCAGCACCGCTGGGTTGAAGCTCAGTTTATTGGCTTTGGCACAGTGGTTGGCGGTGTCCTTGATGGTATCTGGTTTCAGACCGGTGTACTGGCCGATGGTACGGGCCAGGTCATGCTTACCCCGATCTGGCTGGTGGCAATCTGGGCCATCTTCATGACAACCCTGAGCCACTCCCTGCAATGGGTCAGCCGGAAACCATGGCTGCCCTGGGTGCTTGCCCCCATGGCGGGTCCATTTGCCTACTGGTCCGCCAGCCAGTTGGGCGCGGTCGAGTTGCCGATGATGAACCTGTCACTGGTGGCATTGGCACTCGGGTGGATGGTGGTCTTCCCCCTGCTGTTGCTTGTTCGCAACGCGCTGTACACGGAGCTTGCGTCATGAACACTTCCCAATCGGTACCTGTTGCGTTCGCCTGGCTGCTGGCCACCGGTGCGTTTGCTGATGAATCGAAGTTCCAGTTCATTGGTCGTGCCAGTGATGGTGGCTCAGTGGTGTATGAAGAACATCATTTCGTCTCCGGTACCTGCCGCGATGGGATCTGGCGACCCACCACACATTCGGTGGAATACATAAGGCCGGAGGACAATCGTCAGGTTTTCGCCACCAAGGAACTGGATTATCAACACTCTCCCCTTCGTCCGGAGATGGATTTTCAGCAACCTGAGTTCAACGAATCCATCACCGTAAAGCAGGCGAATGACGATACCCTCGCCATCCAGTGGCGCACCCCCTCGGGTAACATGGAAAAGTTCAATGTCAGCTTTAATGACGCCGTCGTTGTGGATGCAGGTTTCGATAACCTGGTCCGCCGCCACTGGGATGCGGTCATCTCGGGGGACGCCGTCGACTTCCGCTTCCTGGGCCCGACTCGCGGCGACCATTACGGCTTTATTATGGAGCCGGTAGTGACTGACAGGACCAATGCAGCCCACACCATCCGAATACGGCCTTCCGGCATGATTGCCCGTTTTCTGGTGGACCCAATCATTCTGGGCTATAACCAATCCGGTGCCCTCACGGATTACATCGGCCTTAGCAATATCCGGGCATCGGTAGATGGTAACTACACCGTCCACATCCGCTATGAGATCACCCGGCAACCGGATTGTGAACTGACTCCCTGAGCGCGTCCTCTCAGCCAAGGCGGAATCCCTGACCGGCTGTGGTAAACTCCGGCGTTAAGCCCAAGCCACAGAGCCAGCGAATCAGAGAGTACTCAGCGATGACCTTCGTTTCCTTCAACGTCAACAGTATCCGTACCCGCCTTCACCAGTTGGAAGAAGTGATCAACACCCTGACCCCGGACGTGATCGGTCTTCAGGAAACCAAGGTCACGGATGAGGATTTCCCTGTGGAGGCGATTCGGGAACTCGGTTATCACGTGTACTTCCATGGCCAGAAAACCCATTACGGCGTAGCGCTGCTGTCACGGCAGGAGCCAGACAAGGTCATCAAGGGGTACCCATGGGATGGCGAGGACGCCCAGCGCCGCCTGATTACGGGTCAGTTTTCCATGAATGGCGAGAAAATCACCGTTATTAATGGCTACTTCCCCCAGGGTGAAAACCGGGATCATCCGGTAAAATTTCCTGCGAAAGAGAAATTCTACCGCGATCTGATGCGTTACCTGGATGAACTGAAAGCAGAAGGCGGCCATGTGGTGCTCATGGGTGATATGAATATATCGCCGACGGACAAGGACATCGGTATTGGGGCCGATAATGCCAAACGCTGGCTGCGCACCGGTAAATGTTCATTCCTCCCGGAAGAGCGTGAATGGCTTGGTCAGGTCGAGAGCCGCGGCTACACTGACGTCTTCCGCCATCTCCACCCGGAAGAAGCCAATACTTTCAGCTGGTTCGACTACCGCAGCCGGGGATTTGAGCGGGAGCCGAAACGGGGCCTGCGCATCGACCTGATCATGGCCAGCGACAGTCTCCTGCCCCTGGCCAGGGAGGCCGGCGTGTCCTACGATATCCGCGCCATGGAGCGGCCGTCGGACCACTGCCCGATCTGGGCCCGCTTCGACCTTTAATTCCGGAACCAGGCCGCGATATGAAAAAAATCAAAACCCGCGACCGTATACTCGATACCAGCCTGATGCTGTTCAATGGCGTTGGTGAACCCAACGTGACGACCCTGCTGATCTCCGATGAACTGGAGATCAGTCCCGGCAACCTGTATTACCACTTCAAAAGCAAGGGCGACATCGTCGGAGAGCTGTTTGACCGTTATGAAGAGGAGATGAATGACCTGCTTGCGGTGCCGGAGGACGTGGAAATCAGCCTCGACCAACAGAGCTTTTTTCTTCATCTGTTGTTCGAAACGGTCGCGCGCTATCGCTTTCTCTACCAGGATCTGGTCAATGTCCTGTCCAGGTACGATCAGTTGCAGAACAGGTTCAAGCGGGTACTGAAAAAGAAAACAGCAGCGTTTGCCACTATATGCAGTAGCCTGCAGCAGCAGGGTATGATGGAAATCAGCGACAGCCAACTTTCATCACTTTGTGAACAGTTAACGCTAACCGCTTGTTATTGGAGCAGTTATGACAGCTTATCCCATCTGGATGACCGGGATGCTGTCGACCCCGGCCGGGGTGTCTACCAGATGATGCAATTATTGCTGCCCTACCTCGGCCCCGAGGAGAAGGAACAGGTCTGCCTGATGAGTCAGGACTATTTGTAACGCCCCCTCACCTTACTCTTCGGAATCATCCTCGATATCGCCCCGCAAACGGCGCAACTCGGACTCCAGCGCCTCGATACGACGCTCCAGAGCGTCAATTTCCTCGCGGCGGTGGATTCCCAATCGACGCAACGCTCCGGACACGCGCTGATCGAACATGTGTTCGAGCCTGTCCCAGGTGCCTGTGGCGCGCTCTCGAACATCGCCCACACGGTCTTCGACGGTCTTGATCTGTTTCTCAACCACGCCGCGGGTTTTGTTCTCCAACTGCTCCCCCTCCTGGACCAGCCGCTCAAAGAACCGGCCGGCGTCTTCTTCCGCCTTGGTGTAAGCCCCCAGGCCCGCCAGCCAGATCTGGCGCGCGGAATCCTTTATCTTGCCCGCCAGCTGCGGATCATTCTGGGACTTGTTTTCGTTTTCATCATCAGACATGTAACAACCTCGGGGCTCAAAACTGCATAGTCGCACCATTGT
Proteins encoded in this region:
- a CDS encoding DUF2878 domain-containing protein: MIRSDTARNILNFVLFQAGWLICVLYPGLLAAGVVALFLVAHFVLVSQHRWVEAQFIGFGTVVGGVLDGIWFQTGVLADGTGQVMLTPIWLVAIWAIFMTTLSHSLQWVSRKPWLPWVLAPMAGPFAYWSASQLGAVELPMMNLSLVALALGWMVVFPLLLLVRNALYTELAS
- a CDS encoding TetR/AcrR family transcriptional regulator, yielding MKKIKTRDRILDTSLMLFNGVGEPNVTTLLISDELEISPGNLYYHFKSKGDIVGELFDRYEEEMNDLLAVPEDVEISLDQQSFFLHLLFETVARYRFLYQDLVNVLSRYDQLQNRFKRVLKKKTAAFATICSSLQQQGMMEISDSQLSSLCEQLTLTACYWSSYDSLSHLDDRDAVDPGRGVYQMMQLLLPYLGPEEKEQVCLMSQDYL
- the xthA gene encoding exodeoxyribonuclease III, producing MTFVSFNVNSIRTRLHQLEEVINTLTPDVIGLQETKVTDEDFPVEAIRELGYHVYFHGQKTHYGVALLSRQEPDKVIKGYPWDGEDAQRRLITGQFSMNGEKITVINGYFPQGENRDHPVKFPAKEKFYRDLMRYLDELKAEGGHVVLMGDMNISPTDKDIGIGADNAKRWLRTGKCSFLPEEREWLGQVESRGYTDVFRHLHPEEANTFSWFDYRSRGFEREPKRGLRIDLIMASDSLLPLAREAGVSYDIRAMERPSDHCPIWARFDL
- a CDS encoding phasin family protein, which produces MSDDENENKSQNDPQLAGKIKDSARQIWLAGLGAYTKAEEDAGRFFERLVQEGEQLENKTRGVVEKQIKTVEDRVGDVRERATGTWDRLEHMFDQRVSGALRRLGIHRREEIDALERRIEALESELRRLRGDIEDDSEE
- a CDS encoding SAM-dependent methyltransferase, producing the protein MENLNTSLETGIGNTSVPVTSRIAKRLVCQQLALLKEGILTVREQGSDDLVFGDGNTSYAPAELIIHHHSTWRDLLTGGSVGAAESWVAGDWQSPDLVALLRFFTRNVDRMNAFEDRFSWLTKPALKSLHWLNRNTRTGSRKNISAHYDLGNDLFETFLDPTMMYSSAIYPHRESTLAEASVYKLDTICRKLDLQPGDHVIEIGTGWGGFAIHAAKHYGCHVTTTTISEEQLALAKQRVAEEGLTDRITLLFDDYRDLVGQFDKLVSIEMIEAVGPQFLDSYLSQISGLLKPDGLALIQAINMPEQRYQRALRNVDFIQRYIFPGSFIPSFGAILESVRKGSDLVLTHAEDIGFHYARTLHDWCDRFMANHKALDAMGYDQAFRRLWHFYFAYCEAGFSERAIGVAQLVLAKPGNKRDNILSL